One Orcinus orca chromosome 7, mOrcOrc1.1, whole genome shotgun sequence genomic window carries:
- the PTPN18 gene encoding tyrosine-protein phosphatase non-receptor type 18 isoform X4, whose amino-acid sequence MSCSLDAARSFLEQLEARGVREGAVLAYEFSDIRARSASWKTDSVCSTEAGSRPENVRKNRYKDVLPSVCECTSMGSLLDDKTRVILSLLQEEGHGDYINGNFIRGTDGSQAYIATQGPLPHTLLDFWRLIWEFGVKVILMACQEIENGQKKCERYWAQEQEPLQIGLFCITLTRETWLNADITLRTLQVTFQKESRSVYQLQYMSWPDRGVPSNPDHVLAMVEEARRLQGSGPSPLCVHCSAGCGRTGVLCTLDYVRQLLLTQMIPPNFSLFSVVLEIRRQRPAAIQTEEQYRFLYHTVAQMFLSALQNASPHYQNLKENCAPLYDDAFSLRTSHTLPATARPSGGVLRSISVPGPPGLAMADTYAVVQKRAAPAGTGTGAGARARGAEETPLYSQVTPRARRPQAYAEDGRGPLPGRGFNLRIGRPKGPRDPPAEWTRV is encoded by the exons ATGAGCTGCAGCTTGGACGCGGCGAGGAGCTTCTTGGAGCAACTGGAGGCACGGGGAGTCCGGGAGGGGGCGGTCCTCGCCTACGAGTTCAGC GACATCCGGGCCCGCTCAGCCTCCTGGAAGACAGACAGCGTGTGTTCCACTGAGGCCGGCAGTCGACCAGAAAATGTGAGGAAGAACCGCTACAAAGATGTGCTGCCAT CAGTCTGCGAGTGCACCTCGATGGGATCCCTGCTAG ACGATAAGACACGAGTGATCCtttccctgctccaggaagaggGACATGGAGACTACATCAATGGCAACTTCATCAGG GGCACAGATGGAAGCCAGGCCTACATCGCCACGCAAGGACCCCTGCCTCACACCTTGCTAGACTTCTGGCGCCTGatctgggagtttggggtcaag GTGATCCTGATGGCCTGTCAGGAGATTGAAAATGGGCAG AAAAAGTGTGAGCGTTATTGGGCCCAAGAACAGGAGCCACTGCAGATTGGGCTTTTCTGCATCACTCTG ACAAGGGAGACATGGCTGAATGCAGACATCACGCTCAGGACTCTTCAGGTCACCTTCCAGAAG GAATCCCGCTCTGTGTACCAGCTGCAGTATATGTCCTGGCCAGACAGAGGGGTCCCTAGCAATCCCGACCACGTGCTCGCCATGGTGGAGGAAGCCCGGCGCCTCCAGGGATCTGGCCCCAGCCCCCTCTGTGTCCACTGCAG CGCGGGCTGTGGGCGAACAGGTGTCCTGTGCACCCTGGATTATGTGAGACAGCTGCTCCTGACCCAG ATGATCCCACCTAACTTCAGCCTCTTCAGTGTGGTCCTCGAGATTCGGAGGCAGCGGCCTGCAGCCATACAGACAGAG gAGCAGTACAGGTTCCTGTACCACACAGTGGCTCAGATGTTCCTCTCAGCGCTCCAAAATGCCAGCCCTCACTACCAGAACCTCAAGGAG AATTGTGCCCCACTCTACGATGATGCCTTCTCCCTCCGGACTTCCCACACCCTTCCTGCCACAGCCCGCCCATCCGGCGGGGTCCTCAG GAGCATCTCGGTACCCGGGCCCCCGGGCCTCGCCATGGCCGACACGTACGCTGTGGTGCAGAAGCGCGCGGCCCCCGCGGGCACCGGGACAGGGGCGGGCGCGCGGGCGCGCGGCGCGGAGGAGACGCCCCTCTACAGCCAGGTGACGCCGCGCGCCCGGCGGCCCCAGGCGTACGCGGAGGACGGGCGCGGGCCGCTGCCCGGCCGCG GCTTCAACCTGCGCATTGGAAGGCCTAAAGGACCCCGGGACCCGCCTGCCGAGTGGACCCGCGTGTGA
- the PTPN18 gene encoding tyrosine-protein phosphatase non-receptor type 18 isoform X3 encodes MSCSLDAARSFLEQLEARGVREGAVLAYEFSDIRARSASWKTDSVCSTEAGSRPENVRKNRYKDVLPYDKTRVILSLLQEEGHGDYINGNFIRGTDGSQAYIATQGPLPHTLLDFWRLIWEFGVKVILMACQEIENGQKKCERYWAQEQEPLQIGLFCITLTRETWLNADITLRTLQVTFQKESRSVYQLQYMSWPDRGVPSNPDHVLAMVEEARRLQGSGPSPLCVHCSAGCGRTGVLCTLDYVRQLLLTQMIPPNFSLFSVVLEIRRQRPAAIQTEEQYRFLYHTVAQMFLSALQNASPHYQNLKENCAPLYDDAFSLRTSHTLPATARPSGGVLRSISVPGPPGLAMADTYAVVQKRAAPAGTGTGAGARARGAEETPLYSQVTPRARRPQAYAEDGRGPLPGRVPVDQSPAGPGAYEDVVDGAQTGGLGFNLRIGRPKGPRDPPAEWTRV; translated from the exons ATGAGCTGCAGCTTGGACGCGGCGAGGAGCTTCTTGGAGCAACTGGAGGCACGGGGAGTCCGGGAGGGGGCGGTCCTCGCCTACGAGTTCAGC GACATCCGGGCCCGCTCAGCCTCCTGGAAGACAGACAGCGTGTGTTCCACTGAGGCCGGCAGTCGACCAGAAAATGTGAGGAAGAACCGCTACAAAGATGTGCTGCCAT ACGATAAGACACGAGTGATCCtttccctgctccaggaagaggGACATGGAGACTACATCAATGGCAACTTCATCAGG GGCACAGATGGAAGCCAGGCCTACATCGCCACGCAAGGACCCCTGCCTCACACCTTGCTAGACTTCTGGCGCCTGatctgggagtttggggtcaag GTGATCCTGATGGCCTGTCAGGAGATTGAAAATGGGCAG AAAAAGTGTGAGCGTTATTGGGCCCAAGAACAGGAGCCACTGCAGATTGGGCTTTTCTGCATCACTCTG ACAAGGGAGACATGGCTGAATGCAGACATCACGCTCAGGACTCTTCAGGTCACCTTCCAGAAG GAATCCCGCTCTGTGTACCAGCTGCAGTATATGTCCTGGCCAGACAGAGGGGTCCCTAGCAATCCCGACCACGTGCTCGCCATGGTGGAGGAAGCCCGGCGCCTCCAGGGATCTGGCCCCAGCCCCCTCTGTGTCCACTGCAG CGCGGGCTGTGGGCGAACAGGTGTCCTGTGCACCCTGGATTATGTGAGACAGCTGCTCCTGACCCAG ATGATCCCACCTAACTTCAGCCTCTTCAGTGTGGTCCTCGAGATTCGGAGGCAGCGGCCTGCAGCCATACAGACAGAG gAGCAGTACAGGTTCCTGTACCACACAGTGGCTCAGATGTTCCTCTCAGCGCTCCAAAATGCCAGCCCTCACTACCAGAACCTCAAGGAG AATTGTGCCCCACTCTACGATGATGCCTTCTCCCTCCGGACTTCCCACACCCTTCCTGCCACAGCCCGCCCATCCGGCGGGGTCCTCAG GAGCATCTCGGTACCCGGGCCCCCGGGCCTCGCCATGGCCGACACGTACGCTGTGGTGCAGAAGCGCGCGGCCCCCGCGGGCACCGGGACAGGGGCGGGCGCGCGGGCGCGCGGCGCGGAGGAGACGCCCCTCTACAGCCAGGTGACGCCGCGCGCCCGGCGGCCCCAGGCGTACGCGGAGGACGGGCGCGGGCCGCTGCCCGGCCGCG TTCCTGTTGACCAAAGCCCAGCAGGGCCTGGCGCCTACGAGGACGTGGTAGATGGAGCTCAGACTGGTGGGCTAG GCTTCAACCTGCGCATTGGAAGGCCTAAAGGACCCCGGGACCCGCCTGCCGAGTGGACCCGCGTGTGA
- the PTPN18 gene encoding tyrosine-protein phosphatase non-receptor type 18 isoform X2 — MSCSLDAARSFLEQLEARGVREGAVLAYEFSDIRARSASWKTDSVCSTEAGSRPENVRKNRYKDVLPFCECTSMGSLLDDKTRVILSLLQEEGHGDYINGNFIRGTDGSQAYIATQGPLPHTLLDFWRLIWEFGVKVILMACQEIENGQKKCERYWAQEQEPLQIGLFCITLTRETWLNADITLRTLQVTFQKESRSVYQLQYMSWPDRGVPSNPDHVLAMVEEARRLQGSGPSPLCVHCSAGCGRTGVLCTLDYVRQLLLTQMIPPNFSLFSVVLEIRRQRPAAIQTEEQYRFLYHTVAQMFLSALQNASPHYQNLKENCAPLYDDAFSLRTSHTLPATARPSGGVLRSISVPGPPGLAMADTYAVVQKRAAPAGTGTGAGARARGAEETPLYSQVTPRARRPQAYAEDGRGPLPGRVPVDQSPAGPGAYEDVVDGAQTGGLGFNLRIGRPKGPRDPPAEWTRV, encoded by the exons ATGAGCTGCAGCTTGGACGCGGCGAGGAGCTTCTTGGAGCAACTGGAGGCACGGGGAGTCCGGGAGGGGGCGGTCCTCGCCTACGAGTTCAGC GACATCCGGGCCCGCTCAGCCTCCTGGAAGACAGACAGCGTGTGTTCCACTGAGGCCGGCAGTCGACCAGAAAATGTGAGGAAGAACCGCTACAAAGATGTGCTGCCAT TCTGCGAGTGCACCTCGATGGGATCCCTGCTAG ACGATAAGACACGAGTGATCCtttccctgctccaggaagaggGACATGGAGACTACATCAATGGCAACTTCATCAGG GGCACAGATGGAAGCCAGGCCTACATCGCCACGCAAGGACCCCTGCCTCACACCTTGCTAGACTTCTGGCGCCTGatctgggagtttggggtcaag GTGATCCTGATGGCCTGTCAGGAGATTGAAAATGGGCAG AAAAAGTGTGAGCGTTATTGGGCCCAAGAACAGGAGCCACTGCAGATTGGGCTTTTCTGCATCACTCTG ACAAGGGAGACATGGCTGAATGCAGACATCACGCTCAGGACTCTTCAGGTCACCTTCCAGAAG GAATCCCGCTCTGTGTACCAGCTGCAGTATATGTCCTGGCCAGACAGAGGGGTCCCTAGCAATCCCGACCACGTGCTCGCCATGGTGGAGGAAGCCCGGCGCCTCCAGGGATCTGGCCCCAGCCCCCTCTGTGTCCACTGCAG CGCGGGCTGTGGGCGAACAGGTGTCCTGTGCACCCTGGATTATGTGAGACAGCTGCTCCTGACCCAG ATGATCCCACCTAACTTCAGCCTCTTCAGTGTGGTCCTCGAGATTCGGAGGCAGCGGCCTGCAGCCATACAGACAGAG gAGCAGTACAGGTTCCTGTACCACACAGTGGCTCAGATGTTCCTCTCAGCGCTCCAAAATGCCAGCCCTCACTACCAGAACCTCAAGGAG AATTGTGCCCCACTCTACGATGATGCCTTCTCCCTCCGGACTTCCCACACCCTTCCTGCCACAGCCCGCCCATCCGGCGGGGTCCTCAG GAGCATCTCGGTACCCGGGCCCCCGGGCCTCGCCATGGCCGACACGTACGCTGTGGTGCAGAAGCGCGCGGCCCCCGCGGGCACCGGGACAGGGGCGGGCGCGCGGGCGCGCGGCGCGGAGGAGACGCCCCTCTACAGCCAGGTGACGCCGCGCGCCCGGCGGCCCCAGGCGTACGCGGAGGACGGGCGCGGGCCGCTGCCCGGCCGCG TTCCTGTTGACCAAAGCCCAGCAGGGCCTGGCGCCTACGAGGACGTGGTAGATGGAGCTCAGACTGGTGGGCTAG GCTTCAACCTGCGCATTGGAAGGCCTAAAGGACCCCGGGACCCGCCTGCCGAGTGGACCCGCGTGTGA
- the PTPN18 gene encoding tyrosine-protein phosphatase non-receptor type 18 isoform X1 → MSCSLDAARSFLEQLEARGVREGAVLAYEFSDIRARSASWKTDSVCSTEAGSRPENVRKNRYKDVLPSVCECTSMGSLLDDKTRVILSLLQEEGHGDYINGNFIRGTDGSQAYIATQGPLPHTLLDFWRLIWEFGVKVILMACQEIENGQKKCERYWAQEQEPLQIGLFCITLTRETWLNADITLRTLQVTFQKESRSVYQLQYMSWPDRGVPSNPDHVLAMVEEARRLQGSGPSPLCVHCSAGCGRTGVLCTLDYVRQLLLTQMIPPNFSLFSVVLEIRRQRPAAIQTEEQYRFLYHTVAQMFLSALQNASPHYQNLKENCAPLYDDAFSLRTSHTLPATARPSGGVLRSISVPGPPGLAMADTYAVVQKRAAPAGTGTGAGARARGAEETPLYSQVTPRARRPQAYAEDGRGPLPGRVPVDQSPAGPGAYEDVVDGAQTGGLGFNLRIGRPKGPRDPPAEWTRV, encoded by the exons ATGAGCTGCAGCTTGGACGCGGCGAGGAGCTTCTTGGAGCAACTGGAGGCACGGGGAGTCCGGGAGGGGGCGGTCCTCGCCTACGAGTTCAGC GACATCCGGGCCCGCTCAGCCTCCTGGAAGACAGACAGCGTGTGTTCCACTGAGGCCGGCAGTCGACCAGAAAATGTGAGGAAGAACCGCTACAAAGATGTGCTGCCAT CAGTCTGCGAGTGCACCTCGATGGGATCCCTGCTAG ACGATAAGACACGAGTGATCCtttccctgctccaggaagaggGACATGGAGACTACATCAATGGCAACTTCATCAGG GGCACAGATGGAAGCCAGGCCTACATCGCCACGCAAGGACCCCTGCCTCACACCTTGCTAGACTTCTGGCGCCTGatctgggagtttggggtcaag GTGATCCTGATGGCCTGTCAGGAGATTGAAAATGGGCAG AAAAAGTGTGAGCGTTATTGGGCCCAAGAACAGGAGCCACTGCAGATTGGGCTTTTCTGCATCACTCTG ACAAGGGAGACATGGCTGAATGCAGACATCACGCTCAGGACTCTTCAGGTCACCTTCCAGAAG GAATCCCGCTCTGTGTACCAGCTGCAGTATATGTCCTGGCCAGACAGAGGGGTCCCTAGCAATCCCGACCACGTGCTCGCCATGGTGGAGGAAGCCCGGCGCCTCCAGGGATCTGGCCCCAGCCCCCTCTGTGTCCACTGCAG CGCGGGCTGTGGGCGAACAGGTGTCCTGTGCACCCTGGATTATGTGAGACAGCTGCTCCTGACCCAG ATGATCCCACCTAACTTCAGCCTCTTCAGTGTGGTCCTCGAGATTCGGAGGCAGCGGCCTGCAGCCATACAGACAGAG gAGCAGTACAGGTTCCTGTACCACACAGTGGCTCAGATGTTCCTCTCAGCGCTCCAAAATGCCAGCCCTCACTACCAGAACCTCAAGGAG AATTGTGCCCCACTCTACGATGATGCCTTCTCCCTCCGGACTTCCCACACCCTTCCTGCCACAGCCCGCCCATCCGGCGGGGTCCTCAG GAGCATCTCGGTACCCGGGCCCCCGGGCCTCGCCATGGCCGACACGTACGCTGTGGTGCAGAAGCGCGCGGCCCCCGCGGGCACCGGGACAGGGGCGGGCGCGCGGGCGCGCGGCGCGGAGGAGACGCCCCTCTACAGCCAGGTGACGCCGCGCGCCCGGCGGCCCCAGGCGTACGCGGAGGACGGGCGCGGGCCGCTGCCCGGCCGCG TTCCTGTTGACCAAAGCCCAGCAGGGCCTGGCGCCTACGAGGACGTGGTAGATGGAGCTCAGACTGGTGGGCTAG GCTTCAACCTGCGCATTGGAAGGCCTAAAGGACCCCGGGACCCGCCTGCCGAGTGGACCCGCGTGTGA
- the PTPN18 gene encoding tyrosine-protein phosphatase non-receptor type 18 isoform X5, whose amino-acid sequence MCCHVILMACQEIENGQKKCERYWAQEQEPLQIGLFCITLTRETWLNADITLRTLQVTFQKESRSVYQLQYMSWPDRGVPSNPDHVLAMVEEARRLQGSGPSPLCVHCSAGCGRTGVLCTLDYVRQLLLTQMIPPNFSLFSVVLEIRRQRPAAIQTEEQYRFLYHTVAQMFLSALQNASPHYQNLKENCAPLYDDAFSLRTSHTLPATARPSGGVLRSISVPGPPGLAMADTYAVVQKRAAPAGTGTGAGARARGAEETPLYSQVTPRARRPQAYAEDGRGPLPGRVPVDQSPAGPGAYEDVVDGAQTGGLGFNLRIGRPKGPRDPPAEWTRV is encoded by the exons ATGTGCTGCCAT GTGATCCTGATGGCCTGTCAGGAGATTGAAAATGGGCAG AAAAAGTGTGAGCGTTATTGGGCCCAAGAACAGGAGCCACTGCAGATTGGGCTTTTCTGCATCACTCTG ACAAGGGAGACATGGCTGAATGCAGACATCACGCTCAGGACTCTTCAGGTCACCTTCCAGAAG GAATCCCGCTCTGTGTACCAGCTGCAGTATATGTCCTGGCCAGACAGAGGGGTCCCTAGCAATCCCGACCACGTGCTCGCCATGGTGGAGGAAGCCCGGCGCCTCCAGGGATCTGGCCCCAGCCCCCTCTGTGTCCACTGCAG CGCGGGCTGTGGGCGAACAGGTGTCCTGTGCACCCTGGATTATGTGAGACAGCTGCTCCTGACCCAG ATGATCCCACCTAACTTCAGCCTCTTCAGTGTGGTCCTCGAGATTCGGAGGCAGCGGCCTGCAGCCATACAGACAGAG gAGCAGTACAGGTTCCTGTACCACACAGTGGCTCAGATGTTCCTCTCAGCGCTCCAAAATGCCAGCCCTCACTACCAGAACCTCAAGGAG AATTGTGCCCCACTCTACGATGATGCCTTCTCCCTCCGGACTTCCCACACCCTTCCTGCCACAGCCCGCCCATCCGGCGGGGTCCTCAG GAGCATCTCGGTACCCGGGCCCCCGGGCCTCGCCATGGCCGACACGTACGCTGTGGTGCAGAAGCGCGCGGCCCCCGCGGGCACCGGGACAGGGGCGGGCGCGCGGGCGCGCGGCGCGGAGGAGACGCCCCTCTACAGCCAGGTGACGCCGCGCGCCCGGCGGCCCCAGGCGTACGCGGAGGACGGGCGCGGGCCGCTGCCCGGCCGCG TTCCTGTTGACCAAAGCCCAGCAGGGCCTGGCGCCTACGAGGACGTGGTAGATGGAGCTCAGACTGGTGGGCTAG GCTTCAACCTGCGCATTGGAAGGCCTAAAGGACCCCGGGACCCGCCTGCCGAGTGGACCCGCGTGTGA
- the PTPN18 gene encoding tyrosine-protein phosphatase non-receptor type 18 isoform X6 encodes MACQEIENGQKKCERYWAQEQEPLQIGLFCITLTRETWLNADITLRTLQVTFQKESRSVYQLQYMSWPDRGVPSNPDHVLAMVEEARRLQGSGPSPLCVHCSAGCGRTGVLCTLDYVRQLLLTQMIPPNFSLFSVVLEIRRQRPAAIQTEEQYRFLYHTVAQMFLSALQNASPHYQNLKENCAPLYDDAFSLRTSHTLPATARPSGGVLRSISVPGPPGLAMADTYAVVQKRAAPAGTGTGAGARARGAEETPLYSQVTPRARRPQAYAEDGRGPLPGRVPVDQSPAGPGAYEDVVDGAQTGGLGFNLRIGRPKGPRDPPAEWTRV; translated from the exons ATGGCCTGTCAGGAGATTGAAAATGGGCAG AAAAAGTGTGAGCGTTATTGGGCCCAAGAACAGGAGCCACTGCAGATTGGGCTTTTCTGCATCACTCTG ACAAGGGAGACATGGCTGAATGCAGACATCACGCTCAGGACTCTTCAGGTCACCTTCCAGAAG GAATCCCGCTCTGTGTACCAGCTGCAGTATATGTCCTGGCCAGACAGAGGGGTCCCTAGCAATCCCGACCACGTGCTCGCCATGGTGGAGGAAGCCCGGCGCCTCCAGGGATCTGGCCCCAGCCCCCTCTGTGTCCACTGCAG CGCGGGCTGTGGGCGAACAGGTGTCCTGTGCACCCTGGATTATGTGAGACAGCTGCTCCTGACCCAG ATGATCCCACCTAACTTCAGCCTCTTCAGTGTGGTCCTCGAGATTCGGAGGCAGCGGCCTGCAGCCATACAGACAGAG gAGCAGTACAGGTTCCTGTACCACACAGTGGCTCAGATGTTCCTCTCAGCGCTCCAAAATGCCAGCCCTCACTACCAGAACCTCAAGGAG AATTGTGCCCCACTCTACGATGATGCCTTCTCCCTCCGGACTTCCCACACCCTTCCTGCCACAGCCCGCCCATCCGGCGGGGTCCTCAG GAGCATCTCGGTACCCGGGCCCCCGGGCCTCGCCATGGCCGACACGTACGCTGTGGTGCAGAAGCGCGCGGCCCCCGCGGGCACCGGGACAGGGGCGGGCGCGCGGGCGCGCGGCGCGGAGGAGACGCCCCTCTACAGCCAGGTGACGCCGCGCGCCCGGCGGCCCCAGGCGTACGCGGAGGACGGGCGCGGGCCGCTGCCCGGCCGCG TTCCTGTTGACCAAAGCCCAGCAGGGCCTGGCGCCTACGAGGACGTGGTAGATGGAGCTCAGACTGGTGGGCTAG GCTTCAACCTGCGCATTGGAAGGCCTAAAGGACCCCGGGACCCGCCTGCCGAGTGGACCCGCGTGTGA
- the IMP4 gene encoding U3 small nucleolar ribonucleoprotein protein IMP4 has translation MLRREARLRREYLYRKACEEARRTAQERKDKVRRALEENRLIPTELRREALALQGSLEFDDAGGEGVTSHMDDEYRWAGVEDPKIMITTSRDPSSRLKMFAKELKLVFPGAQRMNRGRHEVGALVRACKANGVTDLLVVHEHRGTPVGLIVSHLPFGPTAYFTLCNVVMRHDIPDLGTASEAKPHLIMHGFSSRLGKRVSDILRYLFPVPKDDSRRVITFANQDDYISFRHHVYKKTDHRNVELTEVGPRFELKLYMIRLGTLEQEATADVEWRWHPYTNTARKRVFLSAE, from the exons ATG CTGCGCCGCGAGGCCCGCCTTCGCCGCGAGTACCTGTATCGCAAGGCCTGTGAGGAGGCTCGGCGAACAGCCCAGGAGAGGAAGGACAAGGTTCGGCGTGCGCTCGAGG AGAACCGCCTGATTCCCACCGAGTTACGCAGGGAGGCTCTGGCCTTACAGGGTTCCCTGGAGTTTGATGATGCCGGCGGTGAAG GTGTGACCAGCCACATGGATGATGAGTATCGATGGGCAGGGGTTGAGGATCCCAAGATCATGATCACTACTTCCCGAGATCCCAGTTCCCGCCTCAAGATGTTTGCAAAG GAGCTAAAGTTGGTGTTCCCAGGCGCCCAGCGCATGAACCGTGGCCGGCATGAGGTAGGGGCGCTGGTGCGAGCCTGCAAAGCCAACGGGGTCACTGACCTGCTGGTTGTCCATGAGCATCGAGGCACACCTG TGGGGCTCATTGTCAGCCACCTGCCCTTTGGCCCAACCGCGTACTTCACGCTGTGCAACGTGGTCATGCGGCATGACATCCCCGACCTGGGCACCGCGTCGGAGGCCAAGCCTCACCTGATTATGCATGGCTTCTCCTCCCGCCTGGGTAAGCGG GTCTCTGACATACTCCGCTACCTGTTCCCTGTGCCCAAAGATGACAGCCGCCGGGTCATCACCTTCGCCAACCAGGACGACTACATCTCCTTCCG GCACCATGTGTACAAGAAGACAGACCACCGCAATGTGGAGCTGACCGAGGTTGGGCCTCGCTTTGAGCTGAAGT TGTACATGATCCGTCTGGGCACGCTGGAGCAGGAGGCCACAGCAGATGTGGAGTGGCGCTGGCACCCCTACACCAACACCGCGCGCAAGAGGGTCTTCCTGAGTGCTGAGTGA